In Lates calcarifer isolate ASB-BC8 linkage group LG21, TLL_Latcal_v3, whole genome shotgun sequence, a single window of DNA contains:
- the eif3k gene encoding eukaryotic translation initiation factor 3 subunit K isoform X2, giving the protein MSSSFEQMRANVGKLLRGIDRYNPENLATLERYVETQARENAYDLEANLAVLKLYQFNPAYFQTQVTSQILLKALTNLPHTDFTLCKCMIDQTHQEERPIRQILYLGNLLETCHFQSFWTSLEENRELIDGITGFEDSVRKFICHVVGITYQTIEHRLLAEMLGDPLDTQVKVWMNKYGWTENEDGQIFIYNQEESVKPKNIVEKIDFESVSSIMATSQ; this is encoded by the exons ATGTCGTCGTCTTTCGAGCAGATGAGGGCGAACGTGGGGAAGCTCCTGCGGGGCATCGATCG gtACAACCCAGAAAACCTTGCAACGCTGGAGCGATACGTGGAGACACAAGCTAGAGAAAACGCCTACGACCTGGAGGCCAACCTGGCTGTCCTGAAGCT gtaCCAGTTTAACCCTGCCTACTTCCAGACTCAGGTGACCTCACAGATTCTGCTAAAGGCTCTGACCAACCTGCCACACACCGACTTCACTCTCTGCAAGTGCATGATCGACCAGACACAC CAAGAGGAACGTCCCATCAGACAGATCCTCTACCTGGGGAATCTGCTGGAGACATGCCACTTCCAGAGCTTCTgg ACAAGTCTtgaggaaaacagagagctCATCGACGGTATTACTGGTTTCGAGGACTCTGTTCGCAAGT tcaTCTGTCATGTAGTGGGCATCACCTACCAGACCATCGAGCACCGGTTACTGGCTGAGATGCTGGGAGATCCGCTGG acacacaggtgaaggTGTGGATGAATAAGTACGGCTGGACGGAGAACGAGGACGGGCAGATCTTCATCTACAACCAGGAGGAGAGCGTGAAGCCCAAGAACATCGTGGAGAAGATCGACTTTGAGA GTGTATCCAGTATCATGGCTACATCTCAGtga
- the eif3k gene encoding eukaryotic translation initiation factor 3 subunit K isoform X1 — protein MSSSFEQMRANVGKLLRGIDRYNPENLATLERYVETQARENAYDLEANLAVLKLYQFNPAYFQTQVTSQILLKALTNLPHTDFTLCKCMIDQTHQQEERPIRQILYLGNLLETCHFQSFWTSLEENRELIDGITGFEDSVRKFICHVVGITYQTIEHRLLAEMLGDPLDTQVKVWMNKYGWTENEDGQIFIYNQEESVKPKNIVEKIDFESVSSIMATSQ, from the exons ATGTCGTCGTCTTTCGAGCAGATGAGGGCGAACGTGGGGAAGCTCCTGCGGGGCATCGATCG gtACAACCCAGAAAACCTTGCAACGCTGGAGCGATACGTGGAGACACAAGCTAGAGAAAACGCCTACGACCTGGAGGCCAACCTGGCTGTCCTGAAGCT gtaCCAGTTTAACCCTGCCTACTTCCAGACTCAGGTGACCTCACAGATTCTGCTAAAGGCTCTGACCAACCTGCCACACACCGACTTCACTCTCTGCAAGTGCATGATCGACCAGACACAC CAGCAAGAGGAACGTCCCATCAGACAGATCCTCTACCTGGGGAATCTGCTGGAGACATGCCACTTCCAGAGCTTCTgg ACAAGTCTtgaggaaaacagagagctCATCGACGGTATTACTGGTTTCGAGGACTCTGTTCGCAAGT tcaTCTGTCATGTAGTGGGCATCACCTACCAGACCATCGAGCACCGGTTACTGGCTGAGATGCTGGGAGATCCGCTGG acacacaggtgaaggTGTGGATGAATAAGTACGGCTGGACGGAGAACGAGGACGGGCAGATCTTCATCTACAACCAGGAGGAGAGCGTGAAGCCCAAGAACATCGTGGAGAAGATCGACTTTGAGA GTGTATCCAGTATCATGGCTACATCTCAGtga